The genomic region CaaggtggtgctgctggggagcacgGCGGTGGGAAAGTCGAGCCTGGCCTACCGATACTTGAAGAACGACTTCCAGGAGTCGCTGCCCACCGTGGGATGTGAGTGAGCATTTCCCCCCTCCTACCCCCAAGGTGGATTTGCTTCCCCCGTTTGCTGCCAGCTTCGGGAGTGAGCAACCAACCTCTTCTGCTGGGGTGATGAAAACCCATCCAGTTTCCACAGCAGCATCCCCAACCTTGAATTGGGTGCAGCCCCGTGGCAGCAGCCCCAATCTCTCCGTGCTTACCCCAATTGATTGAGCCCCATCCTGCCTCTCTTTCAGGCTCCTTCTTCACGAAAATAATACGGATGGAGTCGGCCACAGTCAAGCTGGAGATCTGGGACACGGCCGGGCAGGAGAAGTACCACAGCGTCTGCCACCTCTACTACCGGGGCGCCCACGCCGCCCTCCTCGTCTACGACATCACCAACAAGGTGaggggggtgctgagcccctcaGCACCAAAATGCTGCCCCGAGACACCCCACTGGTGGGGCAGAAAGCTCTAGGAGCCGTGGTGTTGCTGTCTCTCCCCAGGAAACGCTTGGCAGAGCGAAGCAGTGGCTaaaggagctggagaaggagttCCTGCACGACGAAATCGTCATCGCTTTGGTGGGCAACAAGACGGACCTGGCTGAGGAGAGAGAGGTCCCGGCCGAGGTGGGCACCTGCCTCATCCCCCTTTCCCCAAAGGGCCTTTGGGCACCCCCAAAAGGAGGTCTCTCAGAGGTCAGTGATGCATTTACAGGCAATTTCTTGGTGCAATTTCATGGCAGGACCTTCGGCTGCTCTTACCCAACCCAAGCACTCTGAATAAGCCTGGCTGTCATGGTCACCTTGTGCCCCCAAACTTCATTGATGGGGGAGAAACTGACCCCTGAGAGGTCTCCCCATGCCCCCAGGGCTAGGGGAATTAACTCTGCTCTTCTCCTCCCAGGAGGGCGAAGAGTTTGCGAGGAGCAGAAGCCTGCTCTTCATGGAGACGTCGGCGAAATCCAACCACCAAGTAAAGGATGTCTTTATGGCCGTAGGTAAGACACAGGGGGAAGCATGAAGCCCCCCAGGCACGGACGGGACCCCTGGGCAGGGGGTGCTGCCCTGTGGCtctgctcccccccagcccttcagctcctgcagcgtGAAGCGGAGAAGGCGCCGGCCCCGCACCGCGGGCAGCACGTGGACctgggggagagcagggcaAGGACGGGGTGCTGCCGAGTGTGAAGGGGCCATGGGCTCCCCACGGGACATGGCATTGGGGAGGACAGGAGGGACCCGACCTCGTCCTTTCGGCGTTGGTGGTGAGAAGACAGCGGGTGGCACGTGGATGGCACAGACCAAGGACCTTCCTCGTCATCTTCTCCATGAGAGCGCACGTGGTGCACGCACGGGGTCCTGGGCCAGGCTCTCACAGCAGCTTTCTCCATGGGGGTGACCTCCTTGCTGGTCCCAGGGACcgtgctgccaccagcccggCCAGGATCCCATCCCATTGTAATGGGGTTTTAGCATATGGGTGCGAATAAAGAGCCTGTCGCCCTCACCGCCTCCTTCTCCCTGAACCCCCATATCCACACGCAGGTGGGGACCACAAAGGTCTGGAGGTAGCAGGGATCAGAGCCCGGCAGCAGCTGCCCAAattgctgtggttttttttataGGGGAAGGCAGGACACTCTCATCTCCTCCACCCCCAAAGGGTGAGGGGACCCTGCCCATGGGGTGACACCACAGCTGTTTTTTGGGGTGCACAGTGACTCTCAAACCCTGGGAAATGCTCGGCCACAAGGCAGTGAACACCCTTGGGGATGCTCCCGTGGAGgggacagagctgcagcaccccTTGCCCAGCCTTACTTGGCCCCAAAagcccccccgtgcccccatAGGGGCACCCCACAAAGGAGCACCCACCTGCACCGCCTCCCAGTGCTGAGCCACTTCAGGGGATGGGAGCTCCCcccagcaaaaaacaaaacccaaggcTGCCTCCTCCCTAAATCCCCTCCATTAATTAGGCAGCTAATTAGTGAATGGCTGATTGCCACtcaccccctgccccctccctccTGAGATTAACCCTTCCCTCCCCAAGCAGCCCCACTCCCAGTggatggggctggaggtgctcaTCCCCTCCCCTCAGGCTGCTTGTGGGGACTCCCATCACCCTCACCCCCAAATTGGGTAAAAAGTGGGTAAaagtgggctggggggggtccaACTTGTGAGAggatgctggggagggggggcagaGGGTGAGGGATGGGACCCCACGTGCTCACCCCATGCCACAAAATGGGGCTTGGTGCGGGGACCCCAGAGGATTCACCTGAGAAAGCAGGGTGGGGGGCCCCTGGGGCTTAATTTTAGGTGATATCAGCAACATTTGGGCTCGCATCCTGtgctccccaccccccaccctaAAGCCCTCTTCCCCACGCGCTCGGTTTcggagcagagaggcaggaggagaggagaagggctTTTATTGGGGTCCCCCATCTTCAGCTCAGGCGCTGCGCTCCcgccgggggggctgggggcgcagAGGGGCACAGGCTGGCCGCAagccgcccccccccagctgggTGCCTTCTCCCAGGGCTCGCCGTCGCCCGAATCTCCCCACCGGCCTGATCCCGCGGCCGGTGTACCACGAGGGGTCGATGTCCGGGTCTGCAAGGCAACGAGAGGCCAGGAGGCATCAGGGcgatttttttttggggggagggagggataaCGGGGCACTGcacccccctcacctccccgAGGGAGGGGACTGAACCTTGAGGGAGGGTGACAAAGGGGACAGAGAGGTGCTAAAGGCTGGCGGAAAGGCCAAACCAACCTGCACGCCGGCCCCCTCCCTCCGTCCCCCCCGGATTgagggcgaggggctgggggtgcgggGCGCTGGGGGTGTCTCGGGGGAGTCCCTTACTGCTGCTCTCCTTACTCCTGATTGCCATGGAGCGCACGCGGGTGCTGGCGGCGGGCAGGGCCAGGCaggcgagcagcaggcacacGAGGCAGGCGGCCCCCAGCTTCATCcccagaaggatttttttttccccccctctgtTACGACGGCTCAGCCCGAGGACACGGCGACGGCGATCCCCGAGGTGGCTGCGGGAGCAAAGGGATGGCGGTGGGACAGAGAGAAAACCGCGGGGTTCGCTCCAGGTGGTGATGGAGACAGCGCGTCCCCTCCGTCTGGTGGCCCTGGGGAAATCCAGCCCTGTCGGGACAATAAAGGGATGCAGAGGGCACGGAGCACCCTGCTCATCCCTGTCCCAGGgggagctggaaaaaaagagagggacgGAGGTGAGGACGGCATCGCGTGGCCGCGGGCACGTGGGTTTGCTGGGGCGCATCGTGGGGTGCCAGCCGGGCAGCGAGGTCGGTGCCTGAGCATGAACACCCCGCGGGGCAGCACGGGCTGGGCGAtgggttttatttctgcagacaCCTGCCGGGGTGAGGGTGGCAGAGCAAAGCTCGGCAGCTTTGTTCCCAGCGACGCCTGCGGAGGAGAAGTTTGCAGAAAGCCTGGGGAGGGCTCGGCGGGGGGAAGCAGCCGGCTGCCAGCTCCAGCGCTGGCTTTGATGGGCCCCATCCTTGGAAACCCCACCAAAGCAAATCCCCGGGGCCAGAGCAGCGCCTTGGAGCCGTCACCCAGCGGATGAAAGCGTGGCAAAGGCAGAGAGACACGCCGGGCTCGCGTCCCCCGGTGCTCCCGGCCCCCAGCACTTACCGTGGTTCGAGGCGAGGTGCCCGGTGCCGTCCCGCTCAC from Aythya fuligula isolate bAytFul2 chromosome 6, bAytFul2.pri, whole genome shotgun sequence harbors:
- the RAB17 gene encoding ras-related protein Rab-17; amino-acid sequence: MAVQEGAAGGSLERHCPTYIYKVVLLGSTAVGKSSLAYRYLKNDFQESLPTVGCSFFTKIIRMESATVKLEIWDTAGQEKYHSVCHLYYRGAHAALLVYDITNKETLGRAKQWLKELEKEFLHDEIVIALVGNKTDLAEEREVPAEEGEEFARSRSLLFMETSAKSNHQVKDVFMAVALQLLQREAEKAPAPHRGQHVDLGESRARTGCCRV
- the PRLH gene encoding prolactin-releasing peptide, whose translation is MKLGAACLVCLLLACLALPAASTRVRSMAIRNPDIDPSWYTGRGIRPVGRFGRRRALGEGTQLGGGGLRPACAPLRPQPPRRERSA